The following nucleotide sequence is from Tardiphaga alba.
ATCGTTGCGCTCGAACGTCGCTACGATAAGGCCTTCGACGCCTTGCTGAATAAATCGTTCGATGAGCGCCGCTTGTCTGCCCGGGTGGTTGTCCGTGTTTCCGACGATCGTCACATATCCAATCTCTGCGAAACGATCTTCGATTGCACGAACGATCGGCGGATGCACGGGGTCGCCAAGATTCGATACAATGACGCCGACTGTTCGGGATCGCTGAGTCCGGAGCGCCGAGGCCATGGCATTCGCGCGGTAACCCAACTGCTTTGCGCATGTCTCGACGCGTTCGATCATCTCCGGCGAGATGAGATGGCGCTTTTCTGGATTTAGACCGCGCGACACCGTCGACCAGTGCACGCCAGCGCATCTGGCGACATCCACGATCGTGGTGCGGTTCGCCCGCTCCGGTAGCGTAGCGTTCGATGTTGTCTTGGTCTTTTTGGCCATAGCGTCCCGTGTGCCGCGCACCAAACGATCATTGCAGAGTGGCCATGTTGCACGATGTCGCACACGTGTGCAAAAAATCTTGACAAACGTGTGCATGGACATCAGTTTTGAGTAAACAAAAGCTGGGCACTGCATTGCGGTGCAGCAAAACGCGTGCGAACGCGGTGCTGACAGGGATGGACGCGTGGAGAAATTCACCTATCAGGCCGCACCCATGCGGGTGCTGTTCGGTGCAGGGCGGCTCGCTGATCTGAGCGCAGAGCTTGATCGCTTGGGCGTCGGGCGGGCACTTATTCTGACGACGCCACATCAGAAAATTCAAGGCGACGACATCGCATCGATGATCGGCGGCCGCGCGGCTGGCGTCTATTCCGGTGCGACAATGCATACACCAGTCCATGTGACTGAGCAGGCTATGCAGCAAGTGGCGCTGCTGCGCGCTGATGGCGTCGTCGCGGTTGGCGGCGGCTCGACTATCGGGCTCGGTAAGGCGATCGCGTTTCGCACCGATCTGCCCCAGGTCGTGGTGCCGACAAGCTATGCGGGATCGGAGATGACGCCTATCCTTGGCGAGACGGTCGACGGCTTAAAGACGACCCGCTCGGACCCGAAAATCCTTCCCGAGACGGTGATCTATGATGTCGATCTGACGCGTTCATTGTCGGTGCCGTTCGCCGTTACGTCCGGCATCAATGCGATCGCTCACGCCGTCGAGGCGCTATATGCCCGTGACGGCAATCCCGTCATCTCACTCATGGCAGAGGAAGGCATCAAGCTCATGGCCGGCGCGCTGCCGCGGCTCGTCGCCGGCGATGATGCGGATGCGCGCGACGACGCGGTGCGTGGCGCGTGGTTGTGTGGTGCTTGCCTCGGCGCCGTTGGCATGAGCCTGCACCACAAGCTTTGCCATACCCTCGGCGGAACTTTCGACCTGCCGCATGCGGAGACGCACACCATCGTGTTGCCGCATGCTCTGGCCTACAACGCGCCGGCGGTTCCTGCCGCGGCCGCCCGCGTGGCGCGAGCGTTGGGCGTCAACGATGCGGCCCAGGGATTGTTCGATCTGGCGAAGGGCCTCGGCGCAAAGCTCGCCTTGCGCGATATCGGCATGCCCCGCGACGGTATCGAAAAGGCAACTGATATCGCCTTCAAGAACGCGTATTGGAATCCGCGCGTGTTAGAGCGTGATGCCATTCGCGATTTGATCGCCCGCGCATGGGACGGCGAACGTCCAAAGGGCGAGATCTGACCATGCGGACACTGCTCAAATCAGCTGTTGTCGTGACGATGGACGATGCGATCGGCGACTTCGCCGATGCAGATGTGCTGATCGAGCGCGACCGTATCGTCGCGATCCAGCCCGGACTTGAAGCATCATACGCCGAGGTGATCGATGTGCGCGGGCGCGTCATCATTCCGGGCCTCGTCAACGCCCACATGCACACATGGCAGACCGCGTTGCGTGGTTTTTCGGCCAACTGGACGTTGCCCGAATATTTCCGCCGCATGCATGCCGGACTGGCCACGGTATTTCGTCCGGACGATATTGGCGTCGGCACGCTGATGGGTGCGCTCAACCAGATCAATTGTGGCACGACTACGCTGGTGGACTGGTGCCACAACAATCCGACGCCGGCACACAGCGATGCGGCGGTGATGGCATTGAAGGCCAGCGGCATTCGTGCCGCGTTCTTTCACGGGTCGCCCAAGCCGGATCCCGAACCGGGCAAGCCGCACTTCTCCGAGGTGCCCCATCCGCGTCGCGAGGTGGAGCGCTTGTTGGCAGGTGCGCTGTCGGACCGTGATGGGCTTGTCACGCTCGGTCTCGCAATCCTTGGACCGCATTATTCGACGATGGATGTCGCCTTCCACGATTTCCTGATGGCGCGCGAATTCGGTTTGATCGCCTCGATGCATCAGGGCGGCGGGGCGGCGAAAACACCGGGAGGGTGGCGCCAACTCATCGGCGCGGGTGCCGTGGGATCCCATGTGAACATCGTGCACGGCAACGATCTGCCAGATGATCTGCTGCGCGAGCTCGTCGATCTCGGTGCATCCTTTTCGGTGACCCCGGAGAACGAGATGAATCAGGGACACGGTTTTCCGATCACCGGACGGTTGCTGGCCCGCGGGGCGCGACCGTCGTTGGGCGTTGATCTGGAATCGGTGCTGCCGGGCGACATGTTCAATGTCGGCCGTATCGCGCTGTCGATGCAGCGCGCGCTCGACAATGCCGCCAGCCGGACGGCGACGGGCGCCATCCCGGCGGCGACCACGGTGACCACGCGTGAGGCGCTGCGCTGGATCACGATCGAGGGCGCGAGGATGCTTGGTCGTGCCGATAGCATCGGGTCGCTCAAGCCAGGGAAGAAAGCGGATCTCGTCGTTATCGATGCGACCGCGCTGAATCTTTTTCCGGTGCATGATCCCGTGTCGACGGTGCTGATGCAGTCCAGTATCGGCAATGTTGAGGCAGTGATGATCGATGGCGTCTGGCGCAAGCGGGATGGCCGGCTGCTGTTCGGCAACCTGCAGAACAAAAAGGACGAGCTGGAGCGATCAGGCAGGCGCATCGTTTCGGAAATCGAGCGACAGGAGAAGGCGGCATGACAGAACATACTGGGTCGGTGTCATGGATCGGTATCGGCAAGATGGGACTTCCGATTACTGGCCGCATGCTCGAGATGGGCGTGCGCGTCGCCGGCTATGACAGCGATCGCGACCGTATGGATCTCGCGGCTAAAAACGGCGTACAGATCGTCAATACGATCGATGCCGCGATTGCCGGACAGCAGATCGTCTTCACCTCGCTGCCGCATGATGACGCGTTACGCGCGGTGGTGCTGGCGGACAGCGGTCTGCTCGACAAGCTCGCGCGCGGTGCGATCCTGATCGAGACCAGCACCGTCAGCGCCGAGATTTCGGCGGAGATCGGCAGCGCTGCGGAGACGCGCGGAATTCTGTATCTGCGTGCGCCCGTTTCTGGCAATGCGGCGATCGCGCATACGGGCAACTTGACCTGCTTTGTGTCCGGCCCGCGTGCGGCTTTCGATCAGGTGCAGCCGATCCTCGCGTCCTTCACGCGGGCGCAGACTTATCTTGGGCAGGCCGAGGAGGCGCGTTTCGCCAAACTCGCTGTCAATCTCATGATTGCGGTATCGGCAGGGATGATGGCAGAGAGCCTCGCGCTGGCGCGCAAGGGCGGCATCTCCTGGCCCGATATTCTAAAGGTGCTTGACGATAGCGCCGTCGCTTCGCCGATGGTGAAGTACAAGACGCCGCTACTGGCGACGCGGGATTTCGAATCGACTTTCTCGTGCCGCCAGATGACGAAGGATCTCGATCTCATTCTCGGCGCCGGGCATGACGTCGGCGTCTCACTGCAGCTTGCCGCGCATGTGCGCGAAATCTACGGATCGCTCGTCGCGCAAGGCGACGGTGAGGCCGATTTCATTGCCACGGTCCGATATGTCGAACGCCTGTCCGGCCTCGGCGAACCAAAGCTCGGGTGAGGTCATCATGCGCAATTTCAATGAAAACACCATTACGGACGCCGTGCTCGATCGCGTCGGTGGCGCCGAACTGCCGCGGGCGAAGCAGATCAGCGAGGCACTGATCCGACATCTGCATGCTTTCGTGCGCGAGATCCGGCCGACCCAGCGGGAATGGGAGCAGGGCATCGAATTTCTGACCCGTACCGGGCACATGTGCAATGACAAGCGGCAGGAGTTCATCCTTTTGTCCGACACCCTTGGTGTGTCGATGCTGGTCGATGCCATCAATCATGGCTCGCAGAGCGGTGTGACCGATACCACGGTGCTTGGCCCGTTCTTCGTGCAGGCGGCGCCCCAGAGAGAACTTGGCGACGATATCTCCGGCAACATGGAAGGCGAGCCGATGCTGGTGACCGGATCGGTGGCGACGTGCGACGGCAAGCCAATCGCCGATGCCACGATCGATGTCTGGCATTCCGACGATGATGGCTATTACGATGTCCAGCAGCTCGACAAGATCGGCGATCTGGCCATGCGCGCGCGCTTCCGCGCCGATGCGCAAGGTCGCTTCCGATTCTGGTCGATCAAGCCGGCTGCCTATCCGATCCCGCATGACGGGCCAGTGGGCGAAATGCTGGAGGCGCAAGGACGCCATCCATGGCGGCCCGCACATGTCCACTTTATGATTTCGGCACCGGGCTTCGAGCAACTGGTCACCCACGTCTTCGTGGCCGGTGACAAATATCTCGATTCTGATGTGGTGTTCGGGGTCAAGGACACGCTGATCCGTGAGTTTGTCCGCGAGCCTCCGGGGAAGGCACCGGACGGCAACACGCTCGACCGGCCCTACTACCATTTACATTACGATTTTGGCCTGAAGCAGACGGTCGCAGCGACCGAGGTGTAGTTCTCGGGCAGGATCGAGGTCAAAAGGCCCGATCTGACACAATAAGACGGGAGGAATGGGATGGGAGCGCCGGTGAGCGTGGAGACGGTGGTCGGCCGTCTGAATGAATTCATGGGAGCGCGGGCGACCACCGCCCGTGGCGTCCTCGACGATCATGGCCGTAGCGAAGCGTATCACGCGAGCCGTCCGCCGGACGTCGTAGTGTTTCCCGAGAGCACGCAGGAAGTCGCTAGCATTGTGCGGTTGTGCAATGAACTCGGCATGCCCGTTGTGCCATTCGGCGCTGGTACCTCACTGGAAGGCAATGCTGCATCGATTGCGGGCGGGGTTTGCATCGACTTCGCGCGGATGAATCGCGTGCTCAGGGTAAATGATAAGGATCTCGACGTCGTCGTACAGCCGGGCATCACCCGAA
It contains:
- a CDS encoding amidohydrolase family protein, whose translation is MRTLLKSAVVVTMDDAIGDFADADVLIERDRIVAIQPGLEASYAEVIDVRGRVIIPGLVNAHMHTWQTALRGFSANWTLPEYFRRMHAGLATVFRPDDIGVGTLMGALNQINCGTTTLVDWCHNNPTPAHSDAAVMALKASGIRAAFFHGSPKPDPEPGKPHFSEVPHPRREVERLLAGALSDRDGLVTLGLAILGPHYSTMDVAFHDFLMAREFGLIASMHQGGGAAKTPGGWRQLIGAGAVGSHVNIVHGNDLPDDLLRELVDLGASFSVTPENEMNQGHGFPITGRLLARGARPSLGVDLESVLPGDMFNVGRIALSMQRALDNAASRTATGAIPAATTVTTREALRWITIEGARMLGRADSIGSLKPGKKADLVVIDATALNLFPVHDPVSTVLMQSSIGNVEAVMIDGVWRKRDGRLLFGNLQNKKDELERSGRRIVSEIERQEKAA
- a CDS encoding intradiol ring-cleavage dioxygenase; the protein is MRNFNENTITDAVLDRVGGAELPRAKQISEALIRHLHAFVREIRPTQREWEQGIEFLTRTGHMCNDKRQEFILLSDTLGVSMLVDAINHGSQSGVTDTTVLGPFFVQAAPQRELGDDISGNMEGEPMLVTGSVATCDGKPIADATIDVWHSDDDGYYDVQQLDKIGDLAMRARFRADAQGRFRFWSIKPAAYPIPHDGPVGEMLEAQGRHPWRPAHVHFMISAPGFEQLVTHVFVAGDKYLDSDVVFGVKDTLIREFVREPPGKAPDGNTLDRPYYHLHYDFGLKQTVAATEV
- a CDS encoding NAD(P)-dependent oxidoreductase, which translates into the protein MTEHTGSVSWIGIGKMGLPITGRMLEMGVRVAGYDSDRDRMDLAAKNGVQIVNTIDAAIAGQQIVFTSLPHDDALRAVVLADSGLLDKLARGAILIETSTVSAEISAEIGSAAETRGILYLRAPVSGNAAIAHTGNLTCFVSGPRAAFDQVQPILASFTRAQTYLGQAEEARFAKLAVNLMIAVSAGMMAESLALARKGGISWPDILKVLDDSAVASPMVKYKTPLLATRDFESTFSCRQMTKDLDLILGAGHDVGVSLQLAAHVREIYGSLVAQGDGEADFIATVRYVERLSGLGEPKLG
- a CDS encoding maleylacetate reductase, whose amino-acid sequence is MRVLFGAGRLADLSAELDRLGVGRALILTTPHQKIQGDDIASMIGGRAAGVYSGATMHTPVHVTEQAMQQVALLRADGVVAVGGGSTIGLGKAIAFRTDLPQVVVPTSYAGSEMTPILGETVDGLKTTRSDPKILPETVIYDVDLTRSLSVPFAVTSGINAIAHAVEALYARDGNPVISLMAEEGIKLMAGALPRLVAGDDADARDDAVRGAWLCGACLGAVGMSLHHKLCHTLGGTFDLPHAETHTIVLPHALAYNAPAVPAAAARVARALGVNDAAQGLFDLAKGLGAKLALRDIGMPRDGIEKATDIAFKNAYWNPRVLERDAIRDLIARAWDGERPKGEI